CCTAAAGACATTTCCTCTGCAAGAATGATGGAGCCCATCACAGTCACTATGATCATGCAGAGAGGGCTAAAGGCAGTAACAAAGACAGGCCCTCTCTCCTTCACCACTACAGCTTGCAAATAATATGCTAGTCCTGTGCACATTATACCCTTCGCGCGAGAGGTAATAAATAGCGTGAGAAAGTTCATACAAGTTTAAGCCATATGGTTGCCAAAATACAATAACGAGCATCTTACGGAGTAGATTGCGGCAACAAGCCTTGTGTCAAATCCTATCATCCAAGGTTTCACACCAGGATCGAGGATGAGTGCGACTGAACTGGCGAGTAGTGTGCCCATGACGCAAATTAGGAAGCTCAAGGAGAGCTCTGCGGGATAAGATTTTAAGGTGTTCGACTGCAAACAGTCATGAATCAGTCATCATGAATTAATTAGGTGTTCAAGTAAAGTGTCTAGTTTAGCTTTGAGATGCAATAGCACTTTACTTGTAGAATGAAGAATAAAGACCAACAGAAGCAGCTGAACAACAGCATGAATGTGCCAATGAGCCAATGGGTTTCATCCTGACTAGCAACTTCCGTATGGTGGCTCCGTCCCCTGGTCCATATAAACTCAACAATAGGACCTTTGTATAATATCATAACCAGAGCACCAACAACAGTAACCAGTGTTCCAATAATCTTTGCTTGACTGTGTCGCTTCTTAACGTCTACCTTCTCCATTCTGATCACACAAAcacaaaaaaaaagtgaatattaCATAGGTGCGGATTGATAGTATTTGAGATATTGCAGACTAAGTTTTCACCTTAAAATAAGGGCATTTATAAATGTGATCGCTGGCAGCACGTTATAAAGAGCAGAAGAGAAGCTTGCTGATGTGTACTTGGTTCCCAAGTAGTAGAAGTTTTGGTCGAGAACTGGTCTGGATCAAGTTCATCAAATATTCCCATCGTATAAGAAGACAGTTTTAGAATGATCATACAAACTTGAATTAGCTAGAGGTAAATATATCATTACTCAAGCAAAGCAAGAGCCACAATTTTGAGGAATATCTGAAGTGTCATCTTTGGCCTACCTTTCCTGTTTCGAAACATTCAAACCAAAAGTTAGTCCTGGATAAAATTCCCTTCTAATGCTTGAAAAGAACAGCAATCTTTGATAGAATCTACCTCATCTATTTTGCAACAAATGAAAACATGAAAAACTGAAATTGTGCCATTTCTCTGAGTTTTGAGTGTGGAATTGTAGCATGtttaataattttattgttgTTCCTCTTCATCTCCTTTTTTCCCCTCCTATCCATCCACTCAGGTAAACAGACCCTGAGAGATACTAAATCATGTGATCCTTACTCAGACAACATATTAAAAAAGAAGGAATCATTAGGCACACTCAACAAGCATGTGTTGGGCCTACAAGTCTTTTGTCAGAGTTACTAATCAAGGAAAAGGCAGCAGACAGCATATTCAAAGTTCTTCGTTTTCAAATTTGAGAAGAAGGCTGTCGAAGTTAAAACAATAAATCCTACCACACAAAAACAAAGATACGACACTCCAGGGAACGGTGAAAAATGGAAAGGAAAAGCTACTATCTGCCTTACATCCTTTGTTAGCACATGTTGTTAGATAGACACTCTATATGAGCAAAAGACTTGCACTTTCATTTACGTACTtcatattcactttttttttggtGTTTGGCCCTTTAACATGAGCCAAAGTATATCCATGCACACAGATTGGTGGATAGTTGAGTTTACAaatgataaaataattaaaagcaTTGGTAAGATATAGTCAAAATATATTCTTAGTGCAATATGATAAAGTGATTAAGTTAATTGGTGAACATGTTTATTAGATGGAAAGCGTGTGACCTTTCAAACCAGAATGCAAATGGACCAATGATAGCAGCTGCAACAGCATTTCGATAGACAACCAGCACATAGTGGCTCATCCCACGCTTGAGGGAAGCAACTGAGACTATGTACATGCCAGCATAGCCAAACTGCAAGAAGATCATAGCCAAGTATGGCCTTACACTCCTCCAAGCGTCACTAAAGTCCATGATATATTTCCCTATACGATAACTACCTAGAACTACTCTCCTTGCCCCAAGCTTAGAATGTGTGCAGAGCTGTGAAGCTCAATGCAGTCTTATATAGCTAAAAAAGACGGTATTACACCATGACCATATAGCTACAGTGATGATCTTTTTATGTGTAATAATTTAGGGGTCTTTATTACCATTATGCTCGTCCATAAAAATATTGCACTAAAGTTCCCATTCAAAGACACAACAGTTCCGTCGCCGTGTGTATGATAACCAAAGGGACTTTTGAAAAACAGGTACACGAAGGGGATTGTCTAAAGAGTTGTTACTTTCTCCATTTCTTTCGGTGTTAAAAATTATAGATGTTGCTTGATGACAACTCAACGAACCATTCAGTGGAAGCAAGAGTTAGTGCAATCTGATGAGGGTGTCCGGGATCCTCTACGTGATAACAAGTAGGGCATTGTTATTGCGCTCATCTAAGGATTGCAAGTTCTGAAAGCTTTATCTATGATATGAAGCTTTGACCAACCTTTCTTTTGGATTGGCAGTGGATTAATATACAAAAACAGATACTAGTGGTTTCTATTGAAAAGATATAAGTTTTATGTGAATGAAGATGTGGTGGTGAAGGCTACCCCTCAATTCTACAATTCTACTTTCTATAATATTTGGAAAACAAATGGACAATAGAATGGATGACTAACCAATAATAGAGCTCTCTTTGCAGAGAATGAATCAATCATGACATGCCATACTAAGTGCTTGTATAAATCATCCTTTCCATGCAAACTGTTTGGGGCTTTGGGGTGCAGACGTGACTGAATATACAGAAGAACTTTGCATATTGTTCCACTAATGCTGAAGGAAATGTCAAAGATTTGTTTGGAAACTATTTTGTATACATCTGagaaaaactttgaaattattGGTTCTTGTACCAAATTAGCTGATCAGGTTCAGATAATAGGAATATAAGAGATTTGTTATGTAATGAGATGCTTCAACTGTCAGATTCTGTATGTGTACAGAGTAAACAAGCCTCTAATTAATGTAACAATTCTGGACATTTTTTAAGTGAGAATACAATAGAGATGTTTGGGATCTCAGAAACATGCACTTTGTGTGATGGAGTCttatattatataaaaatattgataataGGAGTGTCAATGATTTTCTTAATTAAGAAGCAATACACTTGCATTGGCAAAGGAAGTTCATCTTCTGAAAAAATATGGTGATTAAGGGTTCACTTTGTCCCTAGGAATTATAGAAAGTGCAGAAGAAAGACAAATCCATGGAAAAATAAAGTGAGTAGAAGGGAAAGGATAGAATGATTCTCTTGTGTTATTTCATTGAGGGTGTTAACTTAGGGAAATGAAATATCGTATTGATTGGTTATAAAAGAATACCACATACTAATGTAAATTCTAGACCATTCAACACAAATCCTAAACCTAATATACCTAATGTGGCTAAAGCCACTCCACTTACCTAATGACTCTAATGCCTATAGCACACTCTCGCAAGCTACAATGAGGCTGGAGAGAGATACTATGCCCCATTTGTTACATAAAGCACAAAAGAAATTAGTGGTGACATGGCAATACTAAAACCCATAATAGATGCAAATGAAATAAAACAGAATAGTTTATGAAAGACCTAGGCATTAATTCTTGAGATTTGAACAACACATCGACAACAAGAGAACGAAACAAGACTGGAGTAACAGTAATGCATGATCAATAGGTAGAGGTGGACAACAACACTCGGTGTGGGTCCCAAGGCCGACAATGAGGCTGAGAGACCTAGGAACACATCTTGTTAGAAAGCATCTCCTTGCAGTAAGGTTCTCCTTGTGGTGGTGACTAAGAGGACTCGAGAATGCCCTAGAGAGCATGAGGAGGCCAACCCATATTTACCTACGGCAACCTCCACCTTAAGTATCATGAATATCTACTTTCTTTGACAAACACATATACCTTTGATTGGGGGTATGCTGATACAAAAGAGAGAAGGCTGAGAAAGGATTCTAATTGACGAATATGTTGTGGGTGATAATTAGCACAACTAGAGATCATTGTCATACAAGCTATCACTCATTAGCACAAAACACCATAAAAGAGTCGATCGAAGAAAGACCGAACCAAAGCTAGAACAGAACCAAAGCACAAAACCCCTCCCAAATCAAATGGGAGAAGAAAAGGCTTAAACCTTCATGTGGAGAAGATTACCAAGTATGCATTCTTAGTCCATCATCTGCTTCTGCTAATCATCGAAAATTGTTATATACGAATGGTTCAACTAAGTTCTAAGCACCATTAGTGTTCTTTGCAGTGCTGCCCAGTCTTCTTTGCATGGGCATCAACATTATTTGGTCACACTCACATCTGCATTCTCCTCCCCACATTATCCTTTTTCATCATCATTATGCAGGTGTTCACTAAAGGACATCTTTGGGATGAAGAATCATTTCATCATTATCCTTTTTCATCCTCCTCCAACATTCTCAACATTCTCATTATCAACTAACTAAAGGGCATCTTTAGGATGATTGACTTGATGCATGTGTTCTCACACTTTTCCAAGTTTGCTATGTTAACGAGCAGTGTGAATGGTAGTTACAAGTAGAATGAGTTCAAGTAGATggttcaaaaaataataaaaaaatttcatttgACTCCTAAtatttaaactattttttaaaaaataattcttataattttatcTTTATACTTTATAAGGATTACTAAAATACTCTATTATTATTTTaccttttatattttaaatattattaattcatcTTATGTTCATATAagcatttttattaataatagggagagttaaattgatatttaagagaTAAGataataattatgttttaatattgTTTATAGAAGATAAATAATGATATTAAAATTAGAGGTATTTTGAAAAACTATGGAGTAAATTGAAAATTTCCTTAACAACCAAGCCAACTCGCTAGCCTTGCTGAGTCAAAGACACCAAGGATTATGCTCACTTGGTTATTTTAAAATGTTGTCCTCTTCACTTCCGAGCCCTAATCCTACTCTTCCACTAGCTTTTGATTTTTCATTGTTCAATAGTGTTGTTCTTCCTTCTTTGATTgagctttctcttcctcttccatgtCTTTCGTTAGCAATTGGAAGCTTACTCTTGAAATGTACACAATTTTCATTGTTGGTATGGCTTTGATTCAAAAGTCTTAATTATATAATCACAGCATTTTCCCTTGTTCCTCCCACAGATGATCTCACTTCCTAGACTATATCCGTATGTGAGAAAATGACATATTGAACGATTTTCTTTTTATTGCTCTATTTCAAACGCATTAGATAATTTACCATAAAATTGGTTCTCTGTCGAATACCTAGTTTGCATCAAGAATATGTACAGGAAAATGAAAGAAACATGTTAAAGATCATCAACAAATTAGCATCAAGTGTTCTTTCtcagaaaatttattttattttattttatttttaactacAACATTTATCTAGACAGTGTTTGGAAAAGTTGAAGAAATTGAGTAGTCGAATAACTTTTGCTATTCCGAGCAAAAGTTTTAAATGAGGAGAAATTGGAAAGTGCAAATGCAAGATTGCTTTCATCGTAAATGAAGAGAAATTGGAGACTGTGGACAAAGGCCTAAGAATTCTCAAGGTTATGTCAGTTCTGGAGAAGAAGGATGATGTCTTTCGCACACCAAATGCACAAGGATAATCACATTGCTAGCGTATCATAAACCCACAAAAGAATCATCCAAGAAACTTTGATTCCCTAAATAAATGTAGACTTTTCTTACATACTAAGGAATGCTCAAATCGCCTGATATTATTCGACTCCACTTACCTAATGTGGACTGACATAATTTGTTGCAAACTTCTCTGCGATCGTCAACGCGGGTCTCTGCGATCTGTTCATGATGAGCAGGAGGCCAGGCCCAAAATGAGCTCCCCGGTCCGGTGGCCACGGCGAGGGACTTCCTTTCCGACGGCGGCGGAGGTGGCGCATCCGGGCTTCTGCGCTGACCTTCGATCCGAGCGCGGGTTTAGGGAAGGGAAAgagagggaggaggaggaggaggaggaggaggaggaggaggaggagaaatgGGGGTGGGAAGAGCCGCGGAACTGAAGCTGAGGGAAGGAAATCGAGGGCAAAGAGAGTAATGAAGAAGAGACGAGGATTCtcataattataaatataaatcaagaataaaaggaaattataaatatttatattttaatcaagaaaattaaataaatctgaTAAACAACTCGGAGCTAACGGCTACCTGCAGCACTCGAGCAAAAGAACAGATCCACCGACCTCGAGCTCGCTTTCCAGCTCCTCCTCCCCGCGCCCGCTGCCTTCGTTAAAGCGCTCCCCCGACGCCCATGAGGCCTGCAGCAAGCCGGATCTCCCGTCCATGGCGAGGAAGCGGAGCCCGATCGTGCGCAAGGCGTTGGGCCTCATCGCCGCCGGCCTCAGCCCCGTGGCTAGGGCGAGGCGCCCCATCGCCCGCAAGCTGCTCCTCCTCAGGAGGACGCAGCGGTCGATCTACGGATACGCCTACGTCGCCGACTACGAGTTCTCCCCGCCAAAGAAAAGGAGCCGCCGCTTCCTCTCCCTGCTATGCGGCGGCGACGGCGAGGAGTCGGTCCTGGGCGACGGAGACGAACTCGAGGCGCTGGCGCCGGACGAAAATGCTGGAGCTGACTTGGAGATGTtgtttgaagaagaagaagaagaaggggatgCAAGCGTGGATCAGAGAGCAGAGCGATTTATAGAGAAGTTTTACGAGGAAATCAGGATTCAGAGACAGGAATCGGAGATGGGCGTTTAGTTGCTGTTTGTGAGAATTGATCATTTGTGCTTCTTTTGTTTCTTCCGTTTGTGTTCTTGTTCTGTTCCTCCTCTGCAGACTGATCTATTTGCATATCTCTCTGCGGAGAGGTTTCTGCTGCATTTGGAatggattattattattattattttatttttgatttgatttaattgttatttcattttggttattGTTTTTAGGCATTCACTAACACTCCAAGAATCACTCAAAGGAATAATAACAATACTAAAGTTCAAATTCCAAATCAAACGAATATCCTTGAGATCAAAATTGTGCTATGAAAATAACTTTAAGGATCAGTTGATCCTTTTTTCTATGACAATGAGAAAGAAATCGCCTGACAACTTGTTCAAACAATGGCAAAGAATAAGAAGAGCAGGCTTTCGATGAGAAATATATAATAACAAGAATCGAATGTTCCCGGTATCAGTTTAAGGATCAAATTTGTTCACCTCTCGATTGGTTGCTGAATCCAATcgttgcatcagtcgactgcttaGCGTCTCTCACTTGGTACCGGAATTCCCGGTTCCGCTTGCACCTAGTCGCAAATAAAAAAATGGTAGCTCTCAAATCCTCCAGTCTTAAGGCTAATAACAACTTTTCCAAAGACAATTAGATGAAtgcatttattaaattttcctaatAAAAAAATACCTTCATAACCCTCCATGACCGGGCAACTTGAAGGTGGATCGTTGGATGAATTATCGCCAGAACGATTCGATTGCATTGATTTTTGCCTCAGTGACCTTTTCGCTTTCTTCTTCCTGTTTTGTACAATGAATTGTGTTTTAGGAAAGTGACCAAATCAATGCAACAGATAGTTCCAAGCCTGCTATAGTTATGTTACTAAATCATTATGATCTTAAGAATAAAATTGATGAAACAGATTGTTGAACTTGTCGACTTACCAAAAATAGTGTTGTTTTACTAGGTAAACAAAAGCTAACAAAATATAGTGCATTTTTTTTTCGATACCGTAAGGAGGAAATATCTCTCTCAATTGATTTCCCTTCGTCTTCTCCATATGCGTACCATTTATCCTCGAGTATCACCGAGTCCCAGCTTCGTAAAACTGCAAAAGAAAAGAAGCACTtatcaacattgccctacaagaaCAGGTAGAAGGTTGTGACATGGTCATTCGGAAAAGAGAAACCTTGGTGTAAGATTTTGAAGCCACCATAATAGCTTCCCAGTTTCCAATACACATGTCCCTCTCCTTCCAAATATATAGAGTCTGTCCGGACAGCATGTCGACATATGCTATCTAAATCTGTTTTAAAGATCAAGAATGTTACTCTGAAGACAATGCCAAAGGAAGCAAGAAAAAGAGATGTGACAACAATAAGTTGTAAAGAGTTTCTGGTAGAACTGCTAGTGAGTCACAAAACCTAAAAATGGTATCTTGCAGGTTGCTAATAATAATGGTTTTGTGTCTTGAAAGAGAACTTCTTCATGAGAAATAAATATAGATACTATTGGAACATCTATGTTGAAATATCCAACAATAACGAGGCTTGAAATCATCTAATGCAACTAAAACTTGGTGCTGAGAAATGGTGAATGACTCGCTCATAGTACTAGAAACTTCTTACATATATGTAGAAGTCTATCATCATAATTGAAGAATCGATGTCATTCAATCAACATCGATAGGAAAGCTGGATCATGAATGGCTACTATGATAATATGTAAACAAAGAACAAATTTGCATCGATATAAAGGCATACTTTTGGGCAATTGTTCCATTATCTCTTGCTTCTCAGCGTGTGCTTTCTCTCTCTCAGCTCTTATCTGTGACATAAGATTTTCATGGTCCTCAATAGAAAAAGGCGCATCCAAAGAAAGTGTTGCTTTGGCCATTTCATCCTTCAGTTTTTTCGTTAAATCCTTTTCCTGCAGAAAATCTGCAGTTCAGTAACTAAATATCAAGCAAGTAATTAACTTTTCAAGGATTTTCCCTTGAGACACTTTTCCTGCAGAAAACCTACATTATTATTTTGGACAACCTACCTTCTTTTTAGCTGAAACAATTGTTCCTTTGGCCTCCTTTTTCCTTTCAATGTATTTTTGATTCTCTACATCAATCCAATCCCGCAATTCCCTAAAAAGATTAATTAATGATCATCTGAACAAGTAATTGAACATATTCATAACACTGAGACATTAGTTCGTACTTGGTCTCTAGCGTCCTATCACAAAGAAGATTCAAGAGTCTGAGCTTATCCGATGGAATCCAACTATCATATTCCAAAGAAACCTCATCCAGAGCCTCTAGAGTGGTCTTCCAGTCACAGTCAGATTCATTTAAACATTCGATAACTAATTGCAACCATTTGTCTTCATTCATTGTTGAATTTGAGACAGAcctatcaaattaaaaataaaaaacagcaGGCAAAATACAAACATTTTTGGACAAAGTTAGGGAAGATGAGCACACCTATCACCCTTGCAATTTTGTATAAATGACAGTAATTTCACATGGAACTTTGCTGTAGAGGAATATTGTCCTCTGCGCCCAACAGATCCTCTTGCAAGTTCGTGAAGAACACTTTCAGGTTCGCCTTTGTTTATATCAAGTACCTAAAGGATGGAATTTCATTAAATCAGAAACCAAGATGAATCATATAGCTTGAATAAAACATTCCACTTCAGGCAAACAGTGAAGCAATAAACTCAAGATCATAGATAAACAAATTAGGTATAAATTAATAACCCACACTAAGAAGTCAAGAATATGATT
This region of Zingiber officinale cultivar Zhangliang chromosome 9A, Zo_v1.1, whole genome shotgun sequence genomic DNA includes:
- the LOC122020150 gene encoding uncharacterized protein LOC122020150 codes for the protein MARKRSPIVRKALGLIAAGLSPVARARRPIARKLLLLRRTQRSIYGYAYVADYEFSPPKKRSRRFLSLLCGGDGEESVLGDGDELEALAPDENAGADLEMLFEEEEEEGDASVDQRAERFIEKFYEEIRIQRQESEMGV
- the LOC122020149 gene encoding WAT1-related protein At1g21890-like, yielding MDFSDAWRSVRPYLAMIFLQFGYAGMYIVSVASLKRGMSHYVLVVYRNAVAAAIIGPFAFWFERKGRPKMTLQIFLKIVALALLEPVLDQNFYYLGTKYTSASFSSALYNVLPAITFINALILRMEKVDVKKRHSQAKIIGTLVTVVGALVMILYKGPIVEFIWTRGRSHHTEVASQDETHWLIGTFMLLFSCFCWSLFFILQSNTLKSYPAELSLSFLICVMGTLLASSVALILDPGVKPWMIGFDTRLVAAIYSGIMCTGLAYYLQAVVVKERGPVFVTAFSPLCMIIVTVMGSIILAEEMSLGRLIGAVVIVIGLYSLIWGKSNDHMNQSPKTGEKQALELPKTTNDDMISNSIDCISIQSISSAKKP
- the LOC122020148 gene encoding uncharacterized protein LOC122020148 translates to MAVPQSSPADGSLAAGEHNRPAEASAASPDPPSDRVDNPEKGKTCHQCRQKRTEFSAPCREIRRGKPCPIKYCHKCLVNRYGEKPEDVSSLDSWICPKCRGDCNCSCCMKKKGQRPTGILIHKAKAIGFASVHELLFKQGPDGLNAPNGSSSSKTGPPEKSSMTHKRSHEEENCLIELRDPESFSSDDKNIESSAQKEKKRTSKKKRHKESVSMDNSDGKAEIMIPQGQFLTEVAGSEWAVEDVGAALQFLEFCNAFSEVLDINKGEPESVLHELARGSVGRRGQYSSTAKFHVKLLSFIQNCKGDRSVSNSTMNEDKWLQLVIECLNESDCDWKTTLEALDEVSLEYDSWIPSDKLRLLNLLCDRTLETKELRDWIDVENQKYIERKKEAKGTIVSAKKKEKDLTKKLKDEMAKATLSLDAPFSIEDHENLMSQIRAEREKAHAEKQEIMEQLPKNLDSICRHAVRTDSIYLEGEGHVYWKLGSYYGGFKILHQVLRSWDSVILEDKWYAYGEDEGKSIERDISSLRKKKAKRSLRQKSMQSNRSGDNSSNDPPSSCPVMEGYEGASGTGNSGTK